The Gammaproteobacteria bacterium genome window below encodes:
- a CDS encoding protein mtfA: MLSPPLILSLVGLSICAWLFIKYLRRQNQKKLYQKPLSSDWIEVLQKNVALYSMLPDALRKELHGHIQIFINEKEFIGQGIQITDEIKLTIAGSACILLLQDQNRVDEKRISQNQIDKNRSFPDFTSIIVYPDTYVATQTKHDGLVEHQEYSARAGESWMRGPIVLSWKDVVRGSHHPRDGHNVVLHEFAHKLDEQNNTMDGLPVLQQKSQYAEWTKVFREEYEALKKRAQRGKNKVLDEYGTVSPPEFFAVATESFFEKPRRMQKRLPNLYAQLKIFYRVDPASWHR, translated from the coding sequence ATTTTGTCTCCACCTCTAATACTCTCTTTAGTCGGACTTAGTATATGTGCCTGGCTTTTCATCAAGTATCTTCGTCGACAAAATCAAAAAAAGCTTTACCAAAAACCACTCTCTTCAGATTGGATTGAAGTTTTACAAAAAAATGTAGCGCTTTACTCCATGCTACCCGATGCACTGCGCAAAGAATTACATGGTCACATTCAAATATTTATAAATGAAAAGGAATTTATTGGCCAAGGCATTCAAATAACAGATGAAATAAAATTAACCATAGCGGGCAGTGCATGCATTTTATTGCTTCAAGACCAAAATCGAGTGGACGAGAAACGAATAAGCCAGAATCAAATAGACAAGAATCGTAGTTTCCCAGACTTCACCTCCATCATCGTGTACCCCGACACCTATGTAGCCACACAAACAAAACATGACGGTCTAGTGGAACATCAAGAATACAGTGCGCGCGCCGGGGAATCCTGGATGCGTGGACCGATTGTATTATCCTGGAAAGATGTAGTACGAGGCTCACACCACCCTAGAGATGGACACAACGTAGTCTTGCATGAGTTTGCACACAAACTAGATGAACAAAACAACACCATGGATGGTTTACCCGTACTTCAACAAAAATCCCAATATGCAGAATGGACAAAAGTCTTCAGAGAAGAATACGAGGCATTAAAAAAACGCGCCCAACGCGGTAAAAACAAAGTGCTAGATGAATATGGAACGGTGTCACCGCCAGAATTTTTTGCCGTTGCTACTGAATCATTCTTTGAAAAACCCAGACGAATGCAAAAAAGACTTCCCAATTTATACGCACAGTTAAAAATTTTTTATCGTGTAGATCCTGCTTCCTGGCACCGATAA
- the mgtE gene encoding magnesium transporter has translation MPDTVIQLQDQTLKVIGDALQSGTMQRARRILNALHPAEIANLLEALPHSQRGIVWNMLDHDDDGEILLNVGDEVRNGLIQNMDSDALVSATEGLEMDDLADLLADLPDTVTEQALAGMDYQDRLRLEAVLAYDEDTAGGLMNTDTVTVRRDVTLDVVLRYLRSRGELPRATDSLFVVDRYDHYIGTLPLTSVLTNKATELVRDIMVDDVEAFSADAEDNVVAKSFEDLDLLSAAVVDENNKLIGRITVDDVVDVIREEAEHSVFSMAGLSEEEDLFGPIVSSTRRRAIWLGVNLATAFLAAWVISLFQPTLEKIIVLAILIPVVASMGGIAGSQTLTLVIRGIATGQVGRSNSRLLLTKELAVGFLNGMVWAIVVAIVVVLWFKDIKMGGIIAAAMAANLICAALAGVTIPIILRKLKIDPALAGGVVLTTITDVIGIFAFLGLATWLLI, from the coding sequence ATGCCTGATACCGTAATTCAACTTCAAGACCAAACATTAAAGGTCATCGGTGACGCATTACAAAGCGGCACGATGCAACGTGCACGCCGCATTCTAAATGCGCTGCACCCAGCAGAGATTGCAAATTTGCTCGAAGCTCTACCCCATTCTCAACGTGGCATTGTGTGGAATATGTTAGATCACGATGATGATGGCGAGATCTTATTGAATGTGGGCGATGAAGTACGAAATGGTTTAATTCAAAACATGGATAGTGATGCATTAGTCTCCGCCACCGAAGGCTTAGAGATGGATGATTTGGCTGATCTACTGGCCGACCTGCCAGACACCGTTACCGAACAAGCACTGGCAGGCATGGATTATCAAGACCGGTTACGTTTAGAAGCAGTTCTTGCCTATGATGAAGATACTGCTGGCGGTTTAATGAACACCGACACGGTAACTGTGCGACGCGATGTTACATTAGATGTTGTGTTACGTTACTTACGTAGCCGTGGTGAATTGCCGCGCGCAACAGATTCATTATTTGTAGTGGATCGTTATGATCATTACATAGGCACACTTCCACTTACTTCTGTACTCACAAACAAAGCAACTGAACTTGTACGCGACATCATGGTGGATGATGTTGAAGCATTTTCAGCAGATGCAGAAGACAATGTAGTCGCGAAATCTTTCGAAGATCTAGACCTTCTCTCTGCAGCCGTAGTCGATGAAAATAATAAACTTATTGGCCGCATTACTGTTGATGACGTGGTCGACGTAATCCGCGAAGAAGCAGAACACTCTGTATTCAGTATGGCTGGTTTGTCAGAAGAAGAAGACTTGTTTGGTCCAATCGTATCTTCCACGCGCCGCCGGGCAATTTGGTTAGGGGTTAATTTAGCCACTGCGTTTCTTGCTGCTTGGGTAATTAGTTTATTCCAACCCACTTTGGAAAAAATAATTGTGCTAGCGATTTTAATTCCTGTGGTTGCCAGCATGGGCGGTATTGCAGGCAGCCAAACCTTAACGCTCGTGATACGTGGCATTGCCACCGGTCAAGTTGGGCGCAGTAATTCCAGATTACTGTTAACCAAAGAGCTAGCAGTGGGATTTTTGAATGGCATGGTATGGGCGATTGTCGTGGCCATTGTGGTAGTGCTTTGGTTTAAGGATATTAAGATGGGTGGCATTATCGCTGCAGCCATGGCAGCCAATTTAATCTGTGCCGCACTTGCAGGCGTTACTATTCCTATCATTTTGCGCAAACTCAAGATTGACCCCGCCCTCGCAGGCGGCGTAGTGCTTACAACGATTACCGATGTAATAGGAATTTTTGCTTTCTTAGGCCTTGCGACTTGGTTGCTGATCTAA
- the ptsP gene encoding phosphoenolpyruvate--protein phosphotransferase — protein sequence MALIVSGIGVSRGIAIGNVHLLNRGAPEVFERKLKEHEIDAEIERFQDAVDDAADQLRGIRDTIPEDAPKDVATFIDSHLLMVKDSMLRKVPIEIIQEQHCNAEWALKQQRDKLEAVFEQMEDDYLRTRLNDIEHVINLIQQILKDQQFTMQIKLQPLKGSIIVADDLTPADTVVMQNQNIAGFITELGGPLSHTAILARSLGIPAVVGIQSARTLLQREEQLVLDGSSGLVLAGINENTIKEFRQIQREQKDAQRKLGSLKNISAKTKDGKRISLQANIELAEDVSALKKSGADGVGLYRTEFLYIDRETPADESEQLNAYRKIIRVLKGKPLTIRTLDLGGDKEFDPNFQGPLTQNPALGLRAIRRSLKDTELFKQQLRAILRASASGPVRILLPMITSDTELVQSLSLLDQAKHELKDENKDFDAEILVGAMIEVPAAAISANIFAKQLDFLSIGTNDLIQYTLAIDRIDDQVNYLYDPLHPSVLKLINTTLQAGRRADIPVAMCGEMAGDPRYTRLLLGLGLEEFSAHPSTLLEIKQIINKSKISELEKQTKKILNTTVPSKIAPMVDALNE from the coding sequence ATGGCGCTAATCGTATCTGGCATCGGCGTATCAAGAGGCATTGCAATTGGCAATGTGCACTTGCTTAATCGTGGCGCACCAGAGGTTTTTGAGCGCAAGCTAAAAGAACACGAAATTGATGCCGAAATAGAGCGCTTTCAGGACGCTGTTGATGATGCAGCTGATCAACTTCGTGGCATACGTGACACCATTCCTGAAGACGCACCTAAAGATGTAGCTACTTTTATCGACTCTCACCTATTGATGGTCAAAGACTCAATGCTACGCAAAGTCCCTATAGAGATCATTCAAGAACAACACTGTAATGCAGAATGGGCGCTGAAACAACAACGCGATAAATTAGAAGCGGTGTTTGAGCAAATGGAAGATGACTATTTGCGTACACGTCTTAATGATATTGAACATGTCATAAATTTGATCCAGCAAATCCTTAAAGACCAGCAGTTCACCATGCAAATTAAACTGCAGCCACTCAAAGGCAGCATCATTGTTGCAGATGATCTGACCCCAGCAGATACGGTAGTCATGCAAAATCAAAACATTGCAGGTTTCATAACTGAGCTTGGCGGACCTCTTTCGCACACTGCGATTTTGGCTAGAAGTTTAGGCATTCCTGCAGTAGTGGGCATTCAAAGTGCCCGCACATTGTTACAACGAGAAGAACAGTTGGTGCTTGATGGTAGTAGCGGTTTGGTGCTCGCAGGCATTAACGAAAATACCATAAAAGAATTCCGACAAATTCAACGCGAACAAAAAGACGCTCAGCGCAAACTTGGTTCGCTTAAAAACATTTCAGCTAAGACCAAAGACGGAAAACGCATTAGCTTGCAAGCCAATATTGAACTTGCGGAAGATGTCAGTGCGCTTAAAAAATCCGGTGCAGACGGTGTTGGCCTTTATCGTACCGAGTTTTTATATATTGATCGTGAAACACCTGCTGATGAATCCGAGCAACTCAATGCCTATCGAAAAATAATTCGTGTCTTAAAGGGCAAACCATTAACCATTCGCACATTAGATTTAGGTGGCGATAAAGAATTTGATCCTAACTTCCAAGGGCCATTAACCCAAAACCCTGCATTAGGATTGCGCGCGATACGAAGATCATTAAAAGATACCGAGCTATTTAAGCAACAACTGCGTGCAATATTACGCGCCTCTGCAAGCGGCCCGGTAAGAATCTTGTTGCCGATGATTACTAGCGATACAGAACTTGTGCAGTCTTTATCTCTCTTAGACCAAGCCAAACACGAATTAAAAGATGAAAATAAAGATTTTGATGCCGAAATTCTTGTTGGCGCTATGATTGAAGTACCTGCAGCAGCCATCTCTGCCAATATTTTTGCTAAACAACTCGACTTCTTATCGATAGGTACAAACGACTTAATTCAATATACCTTAGCGATTGACCGGATTGATGACCAAGTAAACTATTTATACGATCCTTTACACCCTTCGGTTCTAAAGCTAATCAACACCACATTGCAAGCGGGTCGCCGAGCCGACATACCCGTTGCTATGTGTGGCGAAATGGCTGGGGATCCGCGTTATACACGCCTACTGTTAGGACTAGGTCTAGAAGAGTTCAGTGCGCATCCATCCACTTTGCTAGAAATTAAACAAATCATTAATAAAAGTAAAATCTCAGAGCTTGAAAAACAGACGAAAAAAATCTTGAACACTACCGTGCCTAGCAAGATTGCCCCGATGGTAGATGCCCTAAACGAATAG
- a CDS encoding HPr family phosphocarrier protein, with translation MISKELTVANKLGLHARAAAKVVALASNFASEISLQKGSRKINGKSIMGVMMLAASQHTIVNVVVTGEDEQQAMTEIENLFKNLFDEDE, from the coding sequence GTGATAAGTAAAGAATTGACAGTTGCAAACAAACTCGGCTTACATGCGCGAGCTGCCGCAAAAGTAGTTGCCTTAGCATCAAATTTTGCTAGTGAAATATCTTTACAAAAAGGCAGTAGAAAAATTAACGGCAAAAGTATAATGGGTGTAATGATGTTAGCTGCCAGTCAGCATACCATTGTAAATGTAGTCGTCACAGGCGAAGACGAACAACAAGCTATGACAGAGATAGAGAACTTGTTTAAGAATCTTTTCGATGAAGATGAATAA
- a CDS encoding PTS fructose transporter subunit IIA, whose amino-acid sequence MSVSILTVTHGNVGKELLVTAKTMLGKLPLKCETLSVSNNCNPDKLILEAQRICKKMDDGDGVLVLTDIFGSTPSNICNKLKHDSDINVHVIAGLNLPMLIRALNYPQLKLDGIIDKALSGAHDGIIDCQAND is encoded by the coding sequence ATGAGCGTTTCAATTCTCACCGTTACTCACGGCAATGTGGGCAAAGAGCTCCTTGTTACCGCTAAAACCATGCTGGGCAAGCTACCACTAAAGTGCGAAACTCTATCTGTATCAAACAACTGTAATCCAGATAAATTGATACTCGAAGCTCAGCGCATATGTAAAAAAATGGATGACGGGGATGGAGTATTAGTACTTACAGATATTTTTGGCTCTACGCCAAGCAATATTTGCAATAAGCTAAAACATGACTCCGATATAAATGTCCACGTGATCGCAGGTCTGAATTTGCCCATGCTGATTCGAGCACTTAATTATCCACAACTCAAACTAGATGGCATTATCGATAAAGCACTTAGCGGTGCACATGACGGAATTATCGATTGCCAAGCGAATGACTAA
- the rapZ gene encoding RNase adapter RapZ, translating into MKLVIISGLSGSGKSVAINTLEDDDFYCIDNMPLSMLLTCIEHLTTSSDSLYYEKIAIGVDARNASKDIVSFPDIVAAIKKRGIDLELIHLEANEETLIKRYSETRRKHPLTKNGLPLVEAIQMEKHILEDLVLLADLRIDTTSTNVRELRSIITEQVCKKDSSELTILLQSFGFKYGAPKDSDYVFDVRCLPNPYWEKSLRDLSGKDAEVIEYLQSHDEVKQMIDSISNFIKTWLPLFAKENRSYLSVSIGCTGGHHRSVHVTEYLSNRFSNFNDTHVSVRHRDLDS; encoded by the coding sequence GTGAAATTAGTAATTATTAGCGGTCTATCCGGCTCAGGAAAATCTGTCGCTATCAATACACTCGAAGATGATGATTTTTATTGCATAGACAATATGCCGCTGAGCATGTTGCTAACATGTATCGAACACTTAACCACTAGTTCTGATTCCTTATACTATGAAAAAATTGCTATTGGGGTAGATGCGCGCAACGCTAGTAAAGATATAGTTTCTTTCCCAGATATCGTCGCCGCTATAAAAAAACGCGGCATTGATTTAGAACTAATACATCTAGAAGCCAATGAGGAAACGCTAATCAAGCGCTACAGTGAAACACGCCGCAAACATCCATTAACTAAAAATGGCTTGCCTTTGGTTGAAGCTATCCAGATGGAAAAGCATATTCTCGAAGATCTAGTATTACTTGCTGATCTACGTATCGACACTACTTCAACGAATGTGCGCGAGCTGCGCTCGATTATTACTGAACAAGTATGTAAAAAAGATTCATCTGAACTGACTATATTATTGCAGTCCTTTGGGTTTAAATATGGCGCACCAAAAGACTCAGATTATGTATTCGATGTGCGCTGCTTACCCAATCCATATTGGGAAAAATCATTACGCGATTTATCAGGCAAAGACGCTGAAGTCATTGAGTATTTACAATCACATGACGAAGTTAAACAAATGATCGATTCTATTTCGAATTTTATTAAAACGTGGCTACCTTTGTTTGCAAAGGAAAACCGCAGCTATTTGAGTGTTTCCATTGGTTGCACAGGTGGCCACCATCGATCTGTACACGTCACGGAGTATTTATCCAATCGATTCAGTAATTTTAATGACACCCACGTCTCTGTACGACATCGAGATTTAGACTCTTAG
- the hprK gene encoding HPr(Ser) kinase/phosphatase → MAASNTKDSSVALKTIDLFANKQESLDLHWWSGNKNSGLGFTRLSFSSSEIGLVGYFNLIHPNQAQILGETELRFFNKADENILQNLLTQLFQRKSAAIFISDGLSPPEGFREQSLKYDLPIICSSLSSNELIDQLRHYLTQALAEKEILHGVFMEVISVGVLITGQSGLGKSELALDLVSRGHRLIADDAPEFARIAPETVNGTCPELLQNFLEVRGLGVLNIREMYGDSAIKSNKFLRLIIELIPPKMDVPKTEDRLRLSERKTNILGVDTPTISLPVAPGRNLAVLVEAAVRNHLLAKNGYNASEDFIGRQKKSMQ, encoded by the coding sequence ATGGCAGCATCAAATACAAAAGATAGCAGCGTAGCGCTGAAAACCATTGATCTGTTTGCAAACAAACAAGAAAGCCTCGATCTTCACTGGTGGTCAGGAAATAAAAACAGCGGCCTTGGATTTACTCGCTTATCTTTTTCATCTTCAGAAATTGGTCTGGTAGGTTATTTTAATTTAATTCACCCCAATCAAGCACAAATCCTTGGTGAGACGGAGCTTAGGTTTTTTAACAAAGCGGATGAGAACATATTACAAAACTTACTTACGCAACTATTCCAAAGAAAATCAGCTGCAATTTTTATCAGTGATGGGCTTAGCCCCCCAGAAGGGTTTAGAGAACAGTCACTAAAGTATGACTTGCCCATCATTTGCTCATCATTATCTAGCAATGAATTAATAGATCAGTTACGACACTACTTAACCCAAGCATTGGCAGAAAAAGAAATACTGCATGGAGTATTTATGGAAGTCATTAGTGTCGGCGTGTTGATTACGGGTCAAAGTGGTTTGGGTAAAAGCGAGCTTGCACTAGATTTAGTGAGCCGTGGACATCGACTGATTGCTGATGATGCACCTGAATTTGCACGCATTGCTCCTGAAACAGTAAATGGCACTTGCCCGGAATTATTACAAAACTTCCTTGAAGTACGTGGCTTAGGTGTGCTCAATATTCGTGAAATGTATGGTGACAGCGCGATAAAATCGAATAAATTTCTACGCCTTATTATCGAACTAATTCCACCAAAAATGGATGTGCCAAAAACAGAAGATCGGCTTAGACTGTCAGAAAGAAAAACCAATATACTTGGAGTAGACACCCCCACCATCTCTCTGCCTGTAGCGCCCGGTAGAAATTTAGCAGTGTTGGTTGAAGCTGCGGTTCGAAACCACTTGCTCGCAAAAAATGGTTACAATGCCAGTGAAGATTTCATTGGACGTCAAAAAAAATCGATGCAATAA
- a CDS encoding PTS fructose transporter subunit IIA, producing MQIKDFISEEGIVFSPSATSKKAALEVLSDTLAHQDDSLNKNKVLDALLAREKLGSTGLGEGIAIPHCRMQELENIYVTMLKLEEGVEYEASDDKPVFFLFCLVVPEDANEDHLELLASLAELLDNEQLRNSIQKSSNARELYQILTQDPKHLAA from the coding sequence ATGCAAATCAAAGATTTTATCTCTGAAGAAGGGATTGTTTTCTCTCCTTCAGCGACTAGCAAAAAAGCAGCACTTGAAGTGTTAAGCGACACACTCGCGCATCAAGACGATAGCCTTAACAAAAACAAAGTGCTAGATGCTCTATTAGCACGCGAAAAACTTGGCAGCACAGGCCTAGGAGAAGGCATTGCAATACCTCATTGTCGTATGCAAGAGCTAGAGAACATTTATGTAACCATGCTAAAGCTGGAAGAAGGTGTAGAATACGAAGCTAGCGATGACAAGCCAGTATTCTTTTTATTCTGCTTAGTAGTACCAGAAGACGCTAATGAAGACCATCTGGAGCTATTAGCGAGCCTGGCTGAACTATTAGACAATGAACAACTTCGTAATTCGATTCAAAAATCTAGCAATGCAAGAGAGCTATACCAAATTCTTACTCAAGACCCGAAGCATCTTGCCGCTTAA
- the raiA gene encoding ribosome-associated translation inhibitor RaiA, whose translation MQINITGQHLKVTSSLKEYVEKKFEKLTRHFDHVINIHVVLTVEKLEHHAEASLLVSGNKIFADASNEGMYAAVDNLVDKLDRQIVKHKEKLKDHHQRDVEHHAINTQ comes from the coding sequence ATGCAAATAAACATAACGGGGCAACACCTAAAAGTAACATCATCTTTAAAAGAATATGTTGAAAAAAAGTTTGAAAAGCTCACGCGTCATTTTGATCACGTAATCAATATTCATGTAGTATTAACTGTAGAAAAACTTGAGCATCATGCAGAAGCGTCACTACTAGTAAGTGGCAATAAAATATTTGCAGATGCATCAAATGAAGGAATGTATGCTGCAGTCGACAACTTGGTTGACAAACTAGATAGACAAATCGTTAAACACAAAGAAAAACTCAAAGATCATCATCAACGAGACGTTGAACACCACGCAATAAACACGCAATAA
- a CDS encoding RNA polymerase factor sigma-54, with translation MLKPSLQLRIGQQLTMTPQLQQAIRLLQLSSLELKAEIQEAFETNPMLETEDDQAPETSTTPEDQTSKEDVSDAKELGTNESLPDELPTDSQWDDYYEPSQPTTPSTQKTEDYSSFLENQSGDDQDSLQEHLLWQLELSSLTELDHMIAITLIDSFDESGYLQESVESIYENLRKDYEEIELDEVEAVLKFVQRLDPIGSGSRSLQECIEIQLQQMSEDTDSLNTAQLLAAKHLDLVATKNHKQLLKITKLPIEELEEAISLIQSLNPRPGDLVNTPKSDYIVPDVYVSKHDGIWHVRLNTESAPKLRINDVYSSLIKDSSKSNDTEYLRNQLQEARWFIKSLQSRNETLMRVANSILRHQRAFFEYGEEAMRPLVLRDIAEELDLHESTISRVTTNKYLDCARGVFEFKYFFSSHVNTNDGGICSATAIRAMIKKLIKQEVQGKPLSDNKIATLLEQNGITVARRTIAKYRESMGIPSSSERRQII, from the coding sequence ATGCTGAAACCTTCGCTTCAACTTCGGATAGGTCAACAGTTAACGATGACCCCACAATTGCAACAAGCCATACGCTTGCTGCAACTCTCCTCATTGGAGCTGAAAGCTGAGATTCAAGAAGCCTTTGAAACCAATCCCATGCTTGAGACCGAAGATGACCAAGCTCCGGAGACCTCAACAACCCCTGAAGATCAAACATCAAAAGAAGATGTCAGCGATGCTAAAGAACTAGGCACAAATGAGAGCTTACCTGACGAGTTACCCACTGATAGTCAATGGGATGACTATTACGAACCCAGTCAACCCACAACACCATCAACGCAAAAAACTGAAGATTATTCCTCTTTTTTAGAAAACCAAAGCGGTGACGATCAAGATTCATTACAGGAGCATTTATTGTGGCAACTTGAACTAAGTTCACTCACTGAGCTAGATCATATGATTGCAATCACACTTATAGATTCATTTGATGAATCTGGTTATCTACAGGAGTCAGTAGAAAGTATTTATGAAAACCTTCGCAAAGACTATGAAGAAATAGAGTTAGATGAAGTCGAGGCTGTTCTGAAATTTGTACAACGTCTAGACCCCATAGGATCTGGCTCTAGAAGCCTACAAGAATGTATAGAGATACAGCTGCAACAGATGAGCGAGGACACAGACTCACTTAATACTGCCCAGCTTTTAGCTGCAAAACATCTAGACCTAGTAGCCACAAAAAACCACAAGCAACTTTTAAAGATCACTAAATTACCAATAGAGGAACTCGAAGAAGCCATTAGCTTAATTCAGTCACTCAACCCACGACCCGGAGATTTAGTTAACACACCAAAGTCAGATTATATTGTGCCAGATGTATATGTATCTAAACATGACGGTATTTGGCATGTCCGACTCAACACTGAGAGCGCACCGAAGTTACGTATTAACGACGTATATTCAAGTTTGATAAAAGATTCTAGTAAAAGTAATGACACAGAATATTTACGTAACCAACTACAAGAAGCACGTTGGTTTATTAAAAGTCTACAAAGCCGTAATGAAACTTTAATGCGAGTAGCCAATTCTATATTGCGCCACCAAAGAGCATTTTTTGAATATGGTGAAGAAGCTATGCGACCATTAGTATTGCGAGATATTGCGGAGGAACTAGATTTACATGAGTCTACTATTTCCCGAGTGACCACAAATAAGTACTTAGACTGCGCACGAGGTGTTTTCGAGTTTAAATACTTTTTCTCAAGCCATGTCAACACAAATGATGGGGGAATTTGTTCCGCTACTGCAATTCGAGCCATGATCAAAAAATTGATTAAACAAGAAGTACAAGGCAAACCGCTAAGTGACAATAAAATAGCGACATTACTTGAACAAAATGGCATCACTGTGGCACGTCGCACAATCGCCAAATATAGGGAATCTATGGGAATACCGTCATCCAGCGAAAGAAGACAAATTATTTAA
- the lptB gene encoding LPS export ABC transporter ATP-binding protein, with translation MNTMSAENLRKQFKSRVVVDNVSLEIKSGEIVGLLGPNGAGKTTCFYMLVGLIQCNDGNIKLDGQDITRLPMHIRAKQGIGYLPQEASIFRGLTVEQNILVSLEARGVLKKNQRKEQCNALLSDLQIEHIRDHKGLSLSGGERRRAEIARALAMQPKFILLDEPFAGVDPISVKDIQRILKELRDKDIGLLITDHNVRETLGICNHAYILNEGRMLAKGTPNSLLDNKEVQDVYLGSNFTLS, from the coding sequence ATGAATACCATGAGCGCAGAAAACTTGCGCAAACAATTTAAATCTCGCGTAGTGGTCGACAATGTCTCGCTTGAAATTAAATCTGGCGAAATTGTAGGCTTGCTTGGCCCCAATGGGGCAGGCAAAACCACCTGCTTTTATATGTTAGTGGGCCTAATACAGTGCAATGATGGAAACATTAAGCTTGATGGGCAAGACATTACACGTCTACCTATGCACATTAGAGCCAAACAAGGCATTGGTTATCTACCTCAGGAAGCATCCATATTTCGAGGATTGACGGTAGAACAAAATATTCTGGTTAGCCTAGAAGCAAGAGGCGTACTAAAAAAGAATCAACGTAAGGAGCAATGCAATGCATTACTCTCTGATTTACAAATTGAACATATTCGTGACCATAAAGGTTTAAGCTTGTCTGGCGGCGAAAGAAGACGCGCCGAGATTGCACGAGCGCTTGCCATGCAACCTAAATTTATATTACTCGATGAACCTTTTGCAGGGGTAGATCCCATTTCAGTAAAAGATATTCAACGTATATTAAAAGAACTTCGCGACAAAGACATCGGCTTATTGATTACAGACCACAACGTTCGCGAAACCTTAGGTATTTGTAACCACGCCTATATACTCAATGAAGGACGTATGCTCGCAAAAGGAACACCGAATAGTTTATTGGACAACAAAGAAGTGCAAGATGTCTATCTCGGCTCAAACTTTACTCTTAGCTAA
- the lptA gene encoding lipopolysaccharide transport periplasmic protein LptA, producing MNNKFKIIIKVATIFLAHSIYVSNALALTDDSTKPINIQADSAEINDATGISTYRGNVKITQGSTILTGDIVILETANKKVQKIISEGKLSTFKQTTDDGRKINAEAEKMVYSITGNKIVLTTNAKLTEAGNTFASDKITFYTDKEIVTAGSSTGNDRVNITVFPETIKEDTQQ from the coding sequence ATGAACAACAAATTTAAAATAATTATTAAAGTCGCAACGATTTTCTTAGCACATTCTATATACGTCTCCAATGCGCTAGCACTGACAGACGACTCCACTAAGCCAATTAATATTCAGGCAGATTCGGCAGAAATTAATGATGCGACAGGCATCAGCACCTACCGTGGTAATGTAAAAATTACTCAAGGCAGCACTATCTTAACGGGTGACATTGTGATACTTGAGACGGCAAATAAAAAAGTTCAGAAAATTATATCTGAAGGAAAACTAAGCACCTTCAAACAAACCACCGACGATGGAAGAAAGATAAATGCCGAAGCTGAAAAAATGGTTTACAGCATTACAGGGAATAAAATTGTTTTAACCACGAATGCAAAACTAACTGAAGCGGGGAATACTTTTGCCAGTGACAAAATTACATTCTATACAGATAAAGAAATTGTTACCGCTGGCAGCTCAACTGGCAATGATCGAGTGAATATAACTGTTTTTCCAGAAACCATTAAAGAAGACACTCAACAATAA